From a region of the Mucilaginibacter auburnensis genome:
- the araD1 gene encoding AraD1 family protein, giving the protein MENTTRLVQLKNASGRCVALVKEPSLYIIDNFDSVYAMALHAIDNGTTVKQLIEENLSDKAVNYDEIYEGKSDWKLLPAFDHPTNVSELVISGTGLTHKSSAANRQAMHQTGDNKPTDSMIVYWWGVDGGIAEGNKPGIQPEWFYKGNGSALKGHGDELEVPAYGNDGGEEPEVAGVYIIDREGNPYRVGFTTGNEFSDHVMEKKNYLYLAPSKLRQNAIGPELVITDDFSDLTGYVNVNRKGEILWEAENIKTGEAAMAHNLANLEYHQFKYDGHRVPLQAHVHYFGTGQFSFGKGIKLEHGDEMLVQWEGMGRALKNYVKIVAEEEKLVPVRTI; this is encoded by the coding sequence ATGGAAAATACAACACGTTTAGTGCAACTCAAAAACGCTTCGGGCAGATGCGTTGCGTTGGTTAAAGAGCCTTCGTTATACATTATAGATAATTTTGATTCGGTTTATGCTATGGCTTTACATGCCATTGATAATGGCACAACAGTTAAGCAATTAATTGAGGAAAACCTAAGCGATAAGGCGGTTAACTATGATGAGATTTACGAAGGTAAAAGCGACTGGAAACTGCTGCCTGCTTTTGATCATCCAACTAACGTATCAGAATTAGTAATATCTGGCACAGGTTTAACGCATAAAAGCAGCGCGGCTAACCGCCAGGCCATGCACCAAACAGGTGATAATAAACCTACCGACAGTATGATCGTATACTGGTGGGGCGTTGACGGCGGTATTGCCGAAGGCAATAAACCCGGCATTCAACCCGAATGGTTTTATAAAGGCAATGGTTCAGCACTAAAAGGCCATGGTGATGAGCTTGAAGTTCCGGCTTATGGCAATGACGGCGGTGAAGAACCAGAGGTTGCAGGTGTGTATATTATCGACAGGGAAGGAAACCCCTACCGGGTAGGTTTTACAACCGGTAATGAGTTCTCAGACCATGTAATGGAGAAGAAAAACTATCTGTACCTGGCGCCATCAAAATTAAGGCAAAATGCCATTGGTCCAGAGTTGGTGATAACCGATGATTTCTCTGACCTGACCGGCTACGTAAATGTAAACCGAAAAGGCGAAATACTTTGGGAAGCCGAAAATATCAAAACCGGCGAAGCGGCCATGGCGCATAACCTGGCTAATTTGGAATATCATCAGTTTAAATATGATGGGCATCGCGTACCACTACAGGCGCATGTACACTACTTCGGCACAGGGCAGTTCAGCTTTGGTAAAGGCATTAAGCTGGAACACGGCGACGAAATGCTGGTACAATGGGAAGGCATGGGCCGCGCTTTAAAAAACTATGTTAAAATAGTTGCCGAAGAAGAAAAGCTGGTGCCTGTACGCACGATATAA
- a CDS encoding SDR family NAD(P)-dependent oxidoreductase, translating to MKHSVLKQFDLSGKTALITGGNRGLGLAMAQALAEAGASIAIAARDEAVNLHAQKAINTDFDVDCITQVCDVTSEKSIKATVNYVLDHFGKIDILINSAGINIRGKIEDISLAEFNLVQQVNVTGAWMMAKEVIPTMRRNGYGRIINLSSMFGVTAMTDRTPYATAKGGVIQLTRALALELAQDGINVNAMLPGPFATEINLPLLNDPEKYKAFMAKIPMGRWAEPHEIGGLALYLASPASSFVTGAMFSIDGGWIAQ from the coding sequence TTGAAACATAGCGTATTAAAACAGTTTGATCTGAGCGGCAAAACTGCCCTTATTACGGGCGGTAATCGCGGTTTAGGTTTGGCCATGGCACAGGCATTGGCAGAAGCCGGAGCTTCAATAGCTATCGCAGCACGCGATGAGGCTGTTAATCTGCATGCGCAAAAGGCGATCAACACTGATTTTGACGTTGATTGCATCACTCAGGTTTGCGATGTTACCAGTGAGAAAAGCATTAAGGCAACGGTTAATTATGTTTTAGATCATTTTGGGAAGATAGATATCCTCATTAATTCAGCCGGCATTAATATCCGCGGTAAAATTGAAGATATTTCGTTGGCAGAGTTCAACCTGGTGCAGCAGGTAAATGTTACCGGCGCCTGGATGATGGCGAAGGAAGTTATACCTACCATGCGCAGAAACGGCTATGGTCGTATTATCAACCTGAGCTCTATGTTCGGAGTAACGGCCATGACAGACAGAACACCTTATGCTACAGCCAAGGGCGGTGTGATACAACTTACCCGCGCGCTGGCATTGGAGCTGGCACAGGACGGTATTAATGTAAACGCCATGCTGCCTGGTCCGTTTGCTACAGAAATAAACCTGCCATTGTTGAACGACCCCGAAAAATATAAAGCTTTTATGGCCAAAATACCCATGGGCCGTTGGGCCGAACCGCACGAGATTGGCGGTTTAGCCTTGTACCTGGCCAGCCCGGCATCAAGTTTTGTTACCGGCGCAATGTTTTCTATTGATGGTGGATGGATAGCTCAGTAA
- a CDS encoding helix-turn-helix domain-containing protein: protein MEESASHKTLNIGDRIRILRVTQKRTLQELADNCGISKSMVSKIENNKTMPSVATLVKIAQNLGTNVSSLMEQNGWEKAIVTSRAEAESKLMHTEKGYSIFPYASAFHEKKMQPFLFVAKKGEVKPHQLSHDGQEFVYVVEGEMKMTVGDTDYTLRQGDSLYFNAIQKHGIIPVSDVVTYLDIFV from the coding sequence ATGGAAGAAAGCGCTTCGCATAAAACGCTTAATATAGGCGACAGGATACGCATACTGCGTGTTACCCAAAAACGAACTTTACAGGAACTTGCCGACAATTGCGGAATATCCAAAAGCATGGTATCCAAAATTGAAAATAATAAAACCATGCCTTCGGTAGCTACGCTAGTAAAAATTGCCCAAAATTTAGGCACCAACGTATCCAGCCTAATGGAGCAAAACGGCTGGGAAAAAGCCATTGTTACCTCGCGGGCGGAAGCTGAAAGCAAACTTATGCATACCGAAAAAGGATATTCCATTTTTCCATATGCCTCGGCATTTCACGAGAAAAAGATGCAGCCGTTTTTGTTTGTGGCGAAGAAGGGCGAAGTTAAGCCGCATCAACTATCGCATGACGGGCAGGAGTTTGTTTATGTAGTAGAGGGCGAAATGAAGATGACTGTGGGCGATACCGACTATACGCTGCGTCAAGGGGATAGCTTGTATTTTAACGCCATTCAAAAACACGGCATTATCCCGGTTTCTGATGTGGTGACTTATCTGGATATTTTTGTTTGA
- a CDS encoding glycoside hydrolase family 127 protein, protein MRSFFSMLLLGSSLAVSAQIPPKPSAPGLKLFRIQDVHLLPSPFKSAENIDLKYMLAMSPDRLLAPFLREAGLTPKAQSYTNWENTGLDGHVGGHYLTALALMEASNGSKEAHDRLVYMLTELKRCQDANGDGYIGGVPGSKELWAEVFKGNVGAIGKKWVPFYNIHKTFAGLRDAYVLTGNEMAKDMFIKFGDWFVKLSTTLTPEQLQTILRTEHGGPNEELADLYALTGDKKYLTAAYSFSHKAILEPLENDQDKLDNLHANTQIPKIIGFKRIADVSGDNKYDEAAKFFWNTVVNKRSVAIGGNSRRELFNPANDFSSMITEVQGPETCNTYNMLKLTEALFLSDPNSNYMDFYERALYNHILSSQHPTKGGFVYFTPMRPGHYRIYSQPETSMWCCVGSGMENHAKYAEMIYAHDANSVYVNLFIPSTLNWKEKGLVLTQNNNFPEQEGTSFTVTDLKKAGQFTLQVRYPKWVKKNGFKVMVNGKAVTVPEQSNGYVAIKRTWKKGDKVTVALPMETTTERMPDNSNYEAVVHGPIVMAAEIGNKDIPLLFADDSRMGHVAAGKVLPLQNMPMFVSNTNNDVAFIKPVAGKPLTYSMNGLVYPEKFESLKLVPFYKVHDNRYVIYFQKETPQSFEVIKQKLAIEEEAAAKLAAATVDVINNGEQQPESDHFIESENSATGITRGRYYRNAKGWFSYKLVDKNKEGAKLRLTYLGTDRNKNFSVLINGKEIAKVSLDGSKGNDFYTEEYAIPADVLQAAGNGGLTVKFVAAEGSTTANIYETRLLRK, encoded by the coding sequence ATGCGTTCGTTTTTTTCAATGCTATTGTTAGGCAGCAGCCTTGCGGTTAGCGCGCAAATACCACCTAAACCCAGTGCCCCCGGTCTTAAGTTATTCCGCATTCAGGATGTACATTTGTTGCCAAGTCCGTTTAAATCTGCTGAGAACATCGACCTGAAATATATGCTGGCGATGAGTCCTGACCGTTTGCTGGCTCCGTTTTTACGCGAAGCCGGTTTAACGCCAAAGGCACAAAGCTACACCAACTGGGAAAACACCGGCCTTGACGGGCACGTGGGCGGCCATTATTTAACTGCTTTGGCATTAATGGAAGCATCAAACGGAAGCAAAGAGGCGCATGACCGTTTGGTTTATATGCTAACCGAATTAAAACGCTGCCAGGACGCTAACGGCGATGGCTACATTGGCGGTGTGCCGGGAAGCAAAGAACTTTGGGCCGAGGTATTCAAAGGTAATGTAGGTGCTATTGGAAAAAAATGGGTGCCGTTCTATAACATTCATAAAACGTTTGCCGGTCTGAGAGACGCGTATGTGCTTACAGGCAATGAAATGGCCAAAGATATGTTCATTAAGTTTGGCGACTGGTTTGTAAAGCTTTCTACCACGCTTACGCCTGAACAACTGCAAACCATCCTGAGAACAGAACACGGAGGCCCCAATGAAGAACTTGCTGATCTGTATGCTTTAACCGGCGATAAAAAATACCTTACCGCTGCTTATAGCTTTTCGCATAAAGCTATTTTGGAGCCATTAGAAAATGACCAGGATAAGCTGGATAACCTGCATGCCAACACCCAAATACCAAAAATTATCGGCTTTAAACGCATTGCCGATGTTAGCGGCGATAACAAGTATGATGAGGCAGCCAAGTTTTTCTGGAATACCGTGGTAAATAAACGCAGCGTTGCCATTGGTGGCAATAGCCGTCGCGAGTTGTTTAATCCGGCTAATGATTTTTCGTCGATGATAACCGAAGTACAGGGCCCCGAAACCTGCAACACGTATAATATGTTGAAGTTAACAGAGGCGCTGTTCCTATCTGATCCGAACTCTAACTATATGGATTTTTATGAAAGGGCGTTGTACAATCACATCCTTTCATCACAGCATCCAACCAAAGGAGGCTTTGTATACTTTACGCCAATGCGTCCGGGTCATTACCGTATTTACTCGCAGCCCGAAACAAGTATGTGGTGCTGCGTTGGCTCAGGCATGGAAAACCACGCCAAGTATGCCGAAATGATTTACGCGCATGATGCCAATAGCGTATATGTTAACTTGTTCATTCCATCTACCTTAAACTGGAAAGAAAAAGGATTGGTGTTAACACAAAACAACAATTTCCCTGAGCAGGAAGGTACTTCATTTACTGTTACTGATCTTAAAAAAGCGGGCCAATTTACCTTACAGGTAAGATATCCAAAATGGGTTAAAAAGAATGGCTTTAAGGTAATGGTTAACGGTAAAGCTGTTACCGTACCAGAGCAAAGCAATGGTTACGTTGCCATTAAACGCACATGGAAAAAAGGCGACAAGGTTACCGTTGCCCTGCCAATGGAGACCACTACTGAGCGTATGCCTGATAATTCAAATTATGAAGCTGTTGTGCACGGCCCTATAGTTATGGCTGCCGAAATTGGCAACAAAGATATTCCGCTACTATTTGCTGATGACAGCCGTATGGGCCACGTTGCAGCCGGTAAAGTATTGCCTTTGCAAAACATGCCAATGTTTGTAAGTAATACCAATAATGATGTTGCTTTTATAAAACCGGTAGCAGGCAAGCCGTTAACTTACAGCATGAACGGATTGGTATACCCTGAGAAATTTGAGTCGCTTAAACTGGTGCCGTTTTACAAGGTGCATGATAACCGTTATGTTATTTACTTCCAGAAGGAAACACCGCAAAGCTTTGAAGTGATCAAACAAAAACTGGCAATTGAAGAAGAAGCCGCGGCTAAACTGGCAGCAGCAACGGTTGACGTAATTAATAACGGTGAGCAACAACCGGAATCGGATCACTTCATTGAGAGCGAAAACTCAGCCACAGGCATTACCCGTGGAAGATATTACCGCAATGCAAAAGGCTGGTTCAGCTACAAACTGGTCGACAAAAATAAAGAGGGAGCCAAACTACGTCTTACTTATTTAGGCACAGACCGCAATAAGAATTTCTCTGTTTTGATCAACGGTAAAGAAATTGCCAAAGTAAGCCTGGATGGCAGCAAAGGCAATGATTTTTACACCGAGGAGTATGCTATACCCGCTGATGTTTTACAGGCAGCCGGAAATGGGGGTTTAACTGTGAAATTTGTAGCGGCTGAAGGATCAACAACGGCCAATATTTATGAGACCCGTTTGTTACGTAAATAG
- a CDS encoding SDR family oxidoreductase, translated as MNTQKTWLVTGASKGLGLSLVQKLLNEGYKVAATSRNINDLEKESENFLPLQVNLLNEQSIADAVAATLQKFGSVNVLVNNAGYGQIGTLEELSDAEARANFDVNVFGSLNTIRAVMPHLRAQNAGAIFNIASIGGFAGNFPGWGIYCATKFAMAGFTESLAAEAKQFGISATVVYPGYFRTNFLKEGSLNLPKNPIADYTAARELEAAHVNQIDNNQAGDPDKAAAVLIEMAKQENPPLHLFLGQDANDMAKAKISAVEADIAANWDLATSTGF; from the coding sequence ATGAACACACAAAAAACATGGTTAGTAACCGGAGCATCAAAAGGATTAGGCCTTTCATTAGTACAAAAACTATTAAACGAAGGCTATAAGGTAGCAGCAACTTCAAGAAACATTAACGACCTTGAAAAGGAAAGTGAAAACTTTTTACCCCTGCAGGTTAACCTGTTAAATGAGCAAAGCATTGCCGATGCTGTAGCAGCTACCCTGCAAAAATTTGGCAGTGTTAATGTATTAGTAAACAATGCCGGTTACGGTCAAATAGGCACTTTAGAGGAGTTAAGCGATGCCGAAGCACGTGCTAACTTTGATGTTAACGTATTTGGCTCGTTAAATACTATTCGTGCGGTGATGCCGCACTTACGCGCTCAAAACGCAGGCGCTATATTTAACATTGCCTCTATTGGCGGCTTTGCCGGTAACTTCCCTGGCTGGGGCATTTACTGCGCCACTAAGTTTGCCATGGCAGGCTTTACTGAATCATTAGCTGCTGAAGCTAAGCAGTTTGGCATTAGTGCTACCGTAGTTTATCCTGGCTACTTCCGCACTAACTTTTTAAAAGAGGGCTCATTGAACCTGCCTAAAAACCCAATTGCCGACTATACCGCTGCAAGGGAATTAGAAGCTGCCCACGTAAACCAGATCGACAATAATCAGGCCGGCGATCCTGATAAAGCGGCTGCCGTATTAATTGAGATGGCTAAACAGGAAAACCCACCGCTGCATTTGTTTTTAGGACAAGATGCTAATGACATGGCAAAAGCTAAAATAAGCGCCGTTGAAGCAGACATAGCCGCAAACTGGGACCTAGCTACCTCAACCGGATTTTAA
- a CDS encoding RraA family protein codes for MKGKGLALLLGLFIAGLKPALSQTISKEEMMFLTSEWKGERFPDGRPKLPDALLERAKHIMIDDAWTVLKNAGYLHQYEGNFKRSSDITMTGRAVTAMYMPSRPDVEKNIKDRGAKQGRKGNTNSWPIDVLQKGDLYVADAFGKISGGGIMGSTLANSIFAKSGNGVVFDGAARDLQEISRMEGFSALVRDFHPSFTEDMVLMGLNTPIRIGDVMVLPGDLVLVQKEGVLFIPAHMAEEVVSTGEFVVRKDQFGFEMVRTGKYSTGEIDSQWTDPIKDDFVKWLEKHPELGKMTRAEVDKMMAKRTW; via the coding sequence ATGAAGGGAAAAGGATTAGCACTGTTACTTGGTTTATTTATTGCGGGTTTAAAACCGGCACTGTCGCAAACCATTTCAAAAGAGGAAATGATGTTTCTTACCTCTGAATGGAAAGGTGAACGTTTTCCTGACGGCCGTCCGAAATTGCCGGATGCATTGTTAGAACGCGCCAAGCACATTATGATAGATGATGCCTGGACGGTTTTGAAAAACGCGGGCTACCTGCATCAGTATGAAGGTAACTTTAAACGCAGCAGCGATATTACCATGACCGGTCGTGCGGTTACAGCCATGTATATGCCAAGCCGCCCTGATGTAGAGAAGAACATTAAGGACCGTGGCGCTAAGCAGGGCCGTAAAGGTAACACCAACTCATGGCCTATTGACGTATTGCAAAAAGGCGACTTATACGTTGCCGATGCCTTCGGCAAAATTAGCGGTGGCGGTATTATGGGCTCAACTTTGGCTAACTCCATCTTCGCTAAATCAGGCAATGGAGTGGTGTTTGACGGTGCCGCCCGCGATCTGCAGGAAATAAGCCGCATGGAGGGCTTCAGCGCTTTGGTGCGTGATTTTCACCCGTCATTTACTGAAGATATGGTGCTGATGGGCCTCAATACGCCTATTCGCATTGGTGATGTGATGGTATTACCCGGTGACCTTGTTCTGGTTCAGAAAGAGGGCGTGTTATTCATCCCGGCGCACATGGCAGAAGAGGTAGTAAGCACCGGCGAATTTGTGGTAAGGAAAGACCAGTTTGGTTTTGAAATGGTACGTACCGGCAAATACAGCACCGGCGAGATTGACAGCCAGTGGACAGACCCCATAAAAGATGACTTTGTTAAATGGCTAGAAAAACACCCTGAGCTGGGCAAAATGACCCGTGCCGAGGTGGATAAAATGATGGCTAAAAGAACCTGGTAA
- a CDS encoding helix-turn-helix domain-containing protein — MNKTETLEDFYQNKLNWVPDNLGKGMGHFNVFKLEDFVAKYCQTIPYSRKDFYKISFIVGKNRVHYADKSVDIDKQALFFASPQIPYNWEYLSEDQSGFFCIFTETFFNQFGNIKDYPVFKPGANPVFQITNADTDRIKNIFLKMMEEIESDYAFKYDAIRMLVMELIHIAQKLQPSLLRYEHPNAATRISSIFLELLERQFPIESIRQRMKFRTAAEFADQLSVHVNHLNRALKDTTGKTTSQIIAERVVQEAKALLKHSDWNIAEIGYALGFEEPPHFINFFKKSTQITPRAFRTVAV; from the coding sequence ATGAACAAAACGGAAACACTGGAAGATTTTTATCAGAATAAATTGAACTGGGTGCCCGACAACCTGGGCAAGGGTATGGGCCACTTTAATGTTTTCAAGCTGGAAGACTTTGTGGCTAAATACTGCCAAACCATTCCATACAGCCGCAAGGATTTTTACAAGATAAGTTTCATTGTAGGTAAAAACCGTGTTCATTATGCCGACAAGTCTGTTGACATTGATAAGCAGGCCCTGTTTTTTGCAAGTCCGCAAATACCTTATAACTGGGAGTATTTAAGCGAGGACCAAAGCGGGTTTTTTTGCATTTTTACCGAGACCTTTTTCAACCAATTTGGCAACATTAAAGATTATCCGGTGTTTAAACCGGGCGCCAATCCCGTCTTCCAGATAACAAACGCTGATACCGATCGGATCAAAAACATCTTTTTGAAAATGATGGAGGAGATAGAATCAGATTATGCCTTTAAGTACGATGCTATACGCATGCTGGTGATGGAGCTTATTCATATCGCTCAGAAACTGCAGCCATCGTTATTGCGGTATGAGCACCCTAACGCAGCTACCCGTATATCATCTATATTTTTAGAGTTGTTGGAACGGCAGTTCCCTATTGAATCCATACGCCAGCGAATGAAGTTCAGAACTGCCGCCGAGTTTGCCGACCAGCTATCGGTACATGTTAACCATCTTAACCGCGCGCTGAAAGACACCACGGGTAAAACTACATCGCAAATTATTGCCGAACGGGTAGTGCAGGAGGCAAAAGCTCTATTGAAACACAGCGACTGGAACATTGCCGAAATTGGTTACGCTTTAGGCTTTGAGGAGCCGCCGCATTTTATCAACTTCTTCAAAAAGAGTACACAAATAACGCCGAGGGCTTTCAGAACAGTGGCGGTGTAA
- a CDS encoding sialate O-acetylesterase: protein MKKYYFLMPLLAVLLCGAQSFALVRVPPIISSGMVLQQNAKATLWGWADASERFTVVSSWKTTADEVTAAPGGKWKVQIETPPAGGPYTITIKGRGNTVVLDNILIGEVWLCSGQSNMEMSGTKQIRDILPTSANDKIRFFNVAKATSEYPQEFADGKWMACNEESLRRFSAVAYFFGREINKELNVPVGLIQSAWSGTPIELWEPQSIIDSDPDMVKASKTIKTVTYRPDKPGLIYNSMIAPIINYTIAGTLWYQGEGNVPRAYAYEKMLTGMIADWRKNNGNEFPFYIVQIAPFSGYEQPVDAALLMEQQTRTLKYPKTGMVVITDLVDDLKSQHPVDKLTVGQRLAKLALADTYKKPIPVAEYRNPLYNHMEIKKDKVNLYFDYAPNGFMLKGDAKQATEFMIAGADQKFVPADVVKLEKHSIVVSSKAVPDPVAVRFSFTNIAMSNLFNKEGLPVNPFRTDDWK, encoded by the coding sequence ATGAAGAAATATTACTTTTTAATGCCTTTGCTGGCGGTACTGCTGTGCGGCGCACAATCGTTTGCACTTGTGCGGGTGCCACCTATCATAAGCAGTGGTATGGTTTTGCAGCAAAATGCCAAGGCTACCCTTTGGGGCTGGGCCGATGCCAGCGAGCGTTTTACTGTAGTGTCGTCATGGAAAACTACTGCGGATGAAGTTACTGCTGCTCCGGGCGGTAAATGGAAGGTACAGATAGAAACGCCGCCTGCTGGTGGTCCTTATACCATCACCATAAAAGGCAGAGGCAACACTGTGGTGCTGGATAATATTCTGATTGGTGAGGTTTGGTTATGCTCCGGCCAATCTAACATGGAAATGAGCGGCACCAAGCAGATACGCGATATTTTGCCAACATCAGCCAATGACAAGATTCGCTTTTTTAATGTAGCCAAAGCAACATCAGAATACCCGCAGGAGTTTGCTGATGGTAAATGGATGGCCTGCAATGAGGAGTCATTGAGAAGGTTCAGCGCAGTAGCTTATTTCTTTGGAAGGGAGATTAATAAGGAACTCAATGTACCTGTTGGCCTCATCCAATCTGCCTGGAGCGGTACACCTATTGAGCTTTGGGAGCCGCAATCCATTATTGACAGCGACCCTGACATGGTGAAAGCATCAAAAACCATTAAGACGGTAACCTATCGTCCTGACAAGCCGGGCTTGATATACAATTCCATGATTGCGCCCATTATCAACTATACCATAGCCGGCACCTTATGGTACCAGGGCGAGGGTAATGTGCCGCGCGCTTATGCCTACGAGAAAATGCTGACCGGCATGATTGCCGACTGGCGCAAGAACAACGGTAACGAGTTCCCGTTCTATATTGTGCAGATAGCGCCGTTTTCTGGCTACGAGCAGCCTGTTGATGCAGCCCTGTTGATGGAGCAACAAACCCGCACGCTTAAATATCCCAAAACAGGTATGGTGGTAATTACCGATCTGGTTGATGATCTGAAAAGCCAGCACCCTGTTGATAAGCTAACTGTAGGGCAAAGGCTGGCCAAACTTGCCCTGGCCGATACGTACAAAAAGCCTATTCCTGTGGCCGAGTACCGCAATCCGCTGTACAACCACATGGAGATAAAAAAAGATAAGGTTAACCTGTATTTTGACTATGCACCTAACGGTTTCATGTTGAAGGGTGATGCTAAACAAGCCACCGAGTTTATGATAGCCGGCGCAGACCAGAAGTTTGTTCCGGCGGATGTGGTGAAGCTGGAGAAGCACAGTATAGTGGTATCAAGCAAGGCGGTGCCTGATCCGGTTGCGGTACGTTTCTCTTTCACTAATATTGCCATGTCCAACCTGTTCAATAAAGAAGGATTGCCGGTTAATCCGTTCAGAACGGATGATTGGAAATAA
- a CDS encoding cupin domain-containing protein: MKRLLLLLLAFLTISVKAQPGAAASRVMKNDPSKLRAQPKIHDGAGTMAFTQLFGGRDVSTNLMYLHAGVMNPNSSIGEHFHHSMEEMYVLLEGEAEFTINGRRSLIKAPALVPCKLGDAHGLYNTSGKTVKWLNFGIGKSKNSGGGVFNLGDPLTPGTNTLDAIPQFVSGRLERDKLRANPNYTGNGVVARRIFNPDVFQTEWNNVDHVVIPAGVAMGPRSMEGFEDIYYVVNGSGTVDLNGKKFPIGQDDAFCGLLGEKVNIASTDKELELLVISIAVDKTKLVPQRGFAGGPGAAPGAVGGPRGGSAPMPAATAPAAAPKAMLLQMDFVVEAQNAEAFEKMYTNVYVPALRVQPGYLESKLIRIFPTEIEKKIQGEATTYNYQLFLSFDTEANRQKWVASKEHVGTAWPAAEKLAKSYKWRGYDVVGDDNVKIK, encoded by the coding sequence ATGAAAAGATTATTACTTCTGTTATTAGCGTTTTTAACCATCTCGGTAAAAGCGCAGCCGGGTGCGGCAGCTTCGCGTGTAATGAAAAACGATCCTTCAAAGCTGAGGGCTCAACCTAAAATTCACGATGGCGCCGGTACCATGGCCTTTACTCAATTGTTTGGAGGCAGAGATGTAAGCACTAACCTGATGTACCTGCACGCCGGTGTAATGAACCCTAACTCAAGCATAGGCGAGCATTTTCACCACAGCATGGAAGAAATGTACGTATTGCTGGAAGGCGAAGCAGAATTTACCATCAACGGTCGCAGATCATTGATCAAGGCTCCGGCACTGGTTCCATGTAAACTGGGCGATGCGCATGGCTTATACAATACCTCTGGTAAAACCGTAAAATGGTTAAACTTTGGCATTGGCAAAAGCAAAAATAGCGGCGGCGGTGTTTTCAACCTTGGCGATCCGCTTACACCAGGCACTAACACGCTTGATGCCATTCCTCAATTTGTATCAGGCAGATTAGAGCGCGACAAATTACGTGCGAACCCTAACTATACCGGCAATGGTGTTGTAGCTCGTCGCATATTTAATCCGGACGTATTCCAAACCGAGTGGAACAATGTTGACCATGTTGTAATTCCGGCAGGTGTTGCCATGGGTCCGCGTTCAATGGAAGGTTTTGAGGATATTTACTACGTAGTGAATGGCTCGGGTACAGTTGATCTGAATGGCAAAAAATTCCCTATTGGTCAGGATGATGCTTTCTGCGGCTTATTAGGCGAGAAGGTAAACATTGCCAGCACAGATAAAGAGCTGGAGTTATTAGTGATCAGCATAGCTGTTGATAAAACCAAACTGGTTCCGCAAAGAGGATTTGCAGGCGGTCCGGGTGCTGCGCCAGGTGCGGTTGGCGGCCCTCGTGGTGGTTCAGCTCCAATGCCGGCAGCAACCGCTCCTGCGGCTGCTCCAAAGGCTATGTTATTGCAAATGGACTTTGTGGTTGAGGCACAAAATGCCGAAGCTTTTGAAAAAATGTATACCAATGTTTATGTACCTGCTTTAAGGGTTCAACCAGGTTACCTTGAGTCAAAACTGATCCGTATTTTCCCTACAGAAATTGAAAAAAAAATTCAGGGTGAGGCAACAACCTATAACTACCAGTTATTCCTGTCTTTCGATACCGAAGCTAACCGCCAAAAATGGGTAGCCAGCAAAGAGCACGTTGGTACAGCATGGCCTGCTGCCGAGAAGTTAGCCAAATCATACAAATGGCGCGGTTACGACGTTGTTGGCGATGATAACGTTAAAATAAAATAA
- a CDS encoding HPP family protein: MMKRLHRHVRTARYIVYKETLVDFREHFWTFLGSFFGIGLIGIVSSQHVEASDNLFLIGSFGASSVLIYGAINSPLAQPRNLIGGHVLCALVGVTIYKLIPGHLWLSSALSVSTSIVLMQMTKTLHPPGVATALIANIGSEKIHALGYIYVLNPVLAGAAILLLVAIIFNNSTKHRHYPNNKNWYKVWRRYKRRPLG; this comes from the coding sequence ATGATGAAACGCTTACATCGCCACGTCAGAACGGCTCGCTACATTGTTTACAAAGAAACCTTAGTTGATTTTAGAGAACACTTCTGGACGTTTTTAGGCTCTTTTTTTGGTATTGGCTTAATAGGTATTGTTAGCAGCCAGCACGTTGAAGCCTCAGATAACCTTTTCCTAATCGGCTCCTTCGGGGCTTCGTCAGTATTAATTTACGGAGCCATTAACAGTCCGCTGGCGCAGCCGCGTAATTTGATAGGCGGGCATGTTTTATGTGCTTTGGTTGGTGTAACCATTTATAAGCTCATTCCCGGCCACCTTTGGCTTTCCTCGGCCTTATCGGTCTCAACCTCCATCGTATTAATGCAGATGACCAAAACACTGCATCCGCCGGGCGTCGCTACGGCTTTAATAGCCAACATAGGTTCAGAAAAGATACATGCTTTGGGTTATATTTATGTGCTGAACCCGGTGCTGGCGGGCGCTGCCATATTGTTGCTGGTAGCTATCATTTTCAACAACAGCACCAAACACCGGCATTATCCTAATAATAAAAACTGGTACAAAGTGTGGCGCAGATACAAACGCCGCCCGTTAGGGTAG